In Candidatus Eremiobacterota bacterium, the genomic stretch CCCAACGGCCACCCGAACGGCAAACCGTCCAACGGCAAAGCGCCTCGCGGCAAAGCGGCCAACGGCAAAGCCGCCGCTTCCGCCGACGTCGCGCGCCCGTACACGGCCGACGACGTCGCGCGCCTGCGCGGCAGCGTTCACATCGAGCACACGCTCGCGCGACGCGGCGCCGAGAAGCTGCGGGCGCTGCTCGCGCGAGACGAACCGGTCGCGGCGCTGGGATGCATGACGGGCGGTCAGGCCGTGCAGGCGGTGAAGGCCGGTCTCAAAGCGATCTATCTCTCGGGCTGGCAAGTCGCCGCCGACGCGAACACCGCCGGCCAGATCTATCCGGATCAATCGCTGTACCCGTACGACTCGGTGCCGAAGGTCGTCGAGCGGATCAACAACGCGTTTGTGCGCGCCGACCAGATCGACGTGCTCGAAGGACGCGCCGGCGAGAAAGACTGGTTCGCGCCGATCGTCGCCGACATGGAAGCCGGGTTCGGCGGGCCGCTGAACGTCTTCGAGCTGGCGAAGTCGATGATCGCCGCCGGCGCGGCCGGCGTTCACCTCGAAGACCAGCTCGCCTCGGAGAAGAAGTGCGGACATCTGGGCGGCAAGGTGCTGATCCCGACCTCGCAGGCCGTCCGCAACCTGGTCGCGGCGCGGCTCGCGATGGACGTCTGCGACGTGCCGACCGTCCTCGTCGCGCGCACCGACGCGGACGCGGCGAACCTGCTGCTCAGCGACATCGACGAACGCGATCGCCCGTTCCTCACCGGCGAGCGCACGCTGGAGGGTTTCTTCCGCGTGAAGCCCGGGATCGATCAAGCGATCGCGCGCGGCCTCGCCTACGCGCCGTACGCCGACCTGATCTGGTGCGAAACCTCGCATCCCTCGCTCGAAGAAGCCGAGGCGTTCGCGCGCGGGATTCACGCGCAGTTCCCCGGCAAGATGCTGGCCTACAACTGCTCGCCCTCGTTCAACTGGAAGCTCAAGCTCGACGACGCGACGATCGCGCGCTTCCGCGCAGCGCTGTTCGAGTACGGCTACCGCTTCCAGTTCATCACGCTGGCCGGCTGGCACGCGCTGAACCACTCGATGTTCGAGCTCGCGCACGACTACGCCGAGCGCGGGATGTCCGCGTACGCCGAGTTCCAGCAGCGCGAGCTCGCGAGCGAGCTGGCGGGCTACACCGCCACGCGCCACCAGCGCGAAGTCGGCACCGGTTACTTCGACGAGGTCGCCAAAGTCGTCGGCGGCGGCTCCTCCTCGACCACCGCACTCACCGGCTCTACCGAAGAAGCCCAGTTCACCGCGACGACTGCTGCCGCGTAGCGGTCACGTAGGCGTCGGCGGCGGGGACGAGGCGGTCGCGGAGCGCGAGCGAGAAGCGCGCGCGCTCCATCGCGCGGTTGACGTACAGCGCCGGCGCGTTTCGCTCGCGCGCTTGCACGAAGGCGGCGAGCTCGGTGAGCGGCGCCGCGTTCCAGAACTCGCTCGGCGCGTTCGCGACCGCGAGCGCGCGCTCGAACTCGGACCGCGACGCGTTCAGCTCGTCGACGTGGGCCTGATAGAACCGCCACACGAGCTGCGGATTGTTCGGTGCGGCGGCCGCGATCAGCCGGCCGCGCACGCCGGCTGCCTGCGGCGGAAGCTCCGATGACATGACGATCTCGAGCGCCTGCTGCGCGAGCTTCGGATCGGCCGCGGAGACCAGCGCGCCGTAGTAGCGCCGCGCCTCGGTCTCGTTCTGCGCCGACTTCGCGATCGCGTGCAGCTGGTCGAACGTCGCCTGGTCGGCGTACCGCGCAACGACCGGCAGCACGACGTCCTGCTGCTCGGCATCGAGCGACGAGCGGTCGGCGACGAACCTCGCGAAACGGCGCCGCGCTTCTTGAACCACCGCGGGATCGTCCCACTCGCCCAAGTGCGCGATCAGCGAGCGCCGCACGAGCTGCGTCGTCGGCGCTTCGTGCGGTTGCGGATCCCAGCCGGTGAGGGCGAACGCGGGACGCGCCACCGAGCGCGCGAACGCGGCGAACGCGCCGTGGCCGGCGGTGCCGCGCTCGTCGCGCTCGATCGTCGTCAGCGCGTCGAGCACCTGCTCCCAAGCGCGCTGGTCGAGATCGGTCCGCAGCGCGGACGCGAGGGCGAGATACGATCCGAGCGGCGCTTTGTTCGCCTCTGCCAGCGCCCACTGGTCGTCGAGCAGCGCGATCTTGTCACCGTCGGGCAACGCGGCGAACGCGCGCCGGTTCGCGTTCAGCGTGGCGTCGTCGTACGCGACGCGGTAGAAGCCCACCGTGCCGGCGTTCGCGCTCAGCGGCTCGCCGCAGCGGCCGGCGGCGACGTGTTGGCCGTCGCGGCTGAAGAGCACGCGCTGCACGGCGCCGCGCGCGCCTGAGCGCACGCCGAGCGGAACGTTCCAGCGCGATTGCGCCGGATCGCTCCCGCTCAGCAGAAACCGCTGCTGCGTCAGCACGAGCGTGCGGGCTCCCGACACCGCGCACGTCGCGCGCACGCTCACCAGCGGAAAGCCGGGCTGGGTCGTCCAGCCCGCGGCGAGCTGCTCAACGTCGCGCCCGCTCGCCGCGGAGAGCGCCTGCCACAGATCGCCGCTCGTCGCGTTCGAGTACGCGCGCGCCTTGACGTACCGCCGGATCCCCGCGCGGAACGTGTCCGCGCCGACATACGCCTCGAGCATCCGCAGGAACGCTTGGCCTTTGTTGTAGGTGATCGCGGAGTCGAACGAGGCTTCGGCTTCCATCTCGTTCGTCACGTGCTGCTCGATCGGGTGCGAGTTGATCCGCGCATCGGCGCCCATCGCGACCTCTTTGGAGGCGTCCTGGCGCTCCCACCAGGCCCAGCTCGGATTGCGAAGCGCCGTCTCTTTCGCCGCCATCCACGACGCGAAGCTCTCGTTCAGCCAGATGTCGTCCCACCAGCTCATCGTGACGAGGTCGCCGTTCCACTGGTGCGCCATCTCGTGCGCCTGGATGCTGAACACGCGCTGCCGCTGATCGAGTGTCGCGTTCGGCCGAACCAGCAGCGCCTGATCGTTGTACGTGATCGCGCCCCAGTTCTCCATCGCGCCCTGAAAACCGCCGGGGACCGCGATCGAGTCGAGCTTCGGCAGCGGGTACGGATAGTCGAAGTACGCGTCGTAGTCGGCCAGGATCTGCTGCGCGTTGGCGAGCGCCGTCGCGCCGAACCGTTCCTGCCCGCGCACCGCGACGACGCCGAAGCCGCGTCCGCGCGCCGTCGCCGCGAGCCGGCCGAGTTCGCCGGCCGAGAACTCCATCAGGTACGTGGGCATCTTCGGCGAGCGCATGAACGTCGTGGTCGCGTTCGCGCCGTTCACCACCCGGCGCTCGACCGGCATATTCGAGAAGACGCTCCATCCGGCCGGCACGGTCGCGCTGAGCTGGAACGTCGCGCGGAACACCGGCTCGTCCCAGCACGGAAACATCCGGCGCGCATCCGTCGCCTCGAACTGCGTCGACAGCATCGTCCCCGCGGTACCGCCCGTGCGGTACGGCTGCACGAACAGCCCCTGCGGCGCGCTCTCGAGCTTGCCCGTGTACGCGAACGAAAGCGTGTGACGCCCGCTCGCCAGCGGGCTTGCGAGGGTGAGCGTGGTGAGCTGCTGCGCGTCGTCGCTCTGCACGCTCGCGACCGCCGCGCCGTCGAGCTTCACCTCGCTCAGCCGCTCGTTCAGCGAGTTGAACGCGATCGAGCGCACCGGCTTGCGCACCTCGAGCACGACCGTCTCGGTCCCCGCCAGCGTCTTCGCCGCGACGTCGGGGACGATCGCGACGCGGTAGTCCACCGGCACGACGTCTTTGGACAAGCGCCCCGGCGTGGCGTCGAAGTTGAACGGCGGCCTGGCGGACGCCGCCGCACCGAGCGACAACAAGAAAACGGCCGCCAGCGCGGACCGCACGAACGACGAATGCATCGCGCGGCAGTTTCCGCGCAGTTTTCGCGATGTCATGCCTTGCGGCCGCCCTGCGCGGTCTGCGGGTGCGGTCTTCAGTCGCGGGCGCGGTGCTGCCGGAAGGTCACGTTGAGCCGCGGCTCGGTGACGTGCGGATCGCGCGGGACGCAGTGCTCCCAGTAGAGCTGCGTGTCGCCGGCCATCACGATCAAGTCGCCGTGCGCCACGTCGACCGAGATCGGCTCGTAGTGCAGCCTGCTCTCTTTCTTCGGCCGCAGCCGAAAGGTGCGCGTCGCGCCGAGCGAGAGCGAGGCGACGACGAGCCGCGCGTCGCGCGTCCCGTCGCGGTCGCCGTGCCAGGCGACGGCGTCGTTGCCGTCGCGGTAGCGGTTGAGGAAGCAGTAGTCGAACGCCGTGCCGGTGTGGCGCTCGGCCATCGCGCGCACGAGCGAAAGCGCCGGCGTCCAGGGCTGCGCCATCTTCTCGCCGCGCCCGGCGGTCTCGCGCGGAACGAGCACGCGCCTGCCGTACATCAGCCGCGAGTCGGCGCGCCAGCGCGTGTCCGCGTTCAGCTCGCGCACCAGCGCGTCGGCCAGCGCGCGGTCGATGAACTCCGGAACGTAGGTGACGTCGCCGCGGTCGCCGACGAGGCGCAGCGGGCTCGCGGCGGAGGCGAAGAGGGCGAGTTGGCGGGACATGAGCAGGCCGAACATACGTTCGCCCTGCGGCGCTCAGCCCCTCTCGCTAGCGCTTCTTCGCTCGCGCCGCGCGGTCGGCGCGCTTGTTCGCCTTCTCGATCTCCGCGGCGATCTCGGGCTTGGTCAAATGCGTCGAGACGTGCATCCCGAGCCGGCGCGCTTCATCGAGGAGCTGCTCTTTGGTCTTGCCTTCGACGTCGACACCGCCATAGGAAGGCCCCGACGCGTTCGGGCCGCGTTCCGCGGCGCGCGGGTCGGAGGGGCCACGGTGGTCCTTGGCCTCCCAGTGGTCGCCGACTTTCTCGAACGAGTGCTTGACCGCCGCCCAGGCTACGCGGTGCGCGCGCTCTTCGTCGCCGCCGTACTCTTGCTCCGCGTTCTCGAGGGTCTTCTCGTACGTGTCTTGGGCCTTCTTCGGCGAGCGCTCGAGCGTCGAGGGCAACTCGGCGTACTCGCCTTTCTTCCCCTTTGCTGGCATGACGGGATCGTACCCGCGCGGGTAGAGATGCCTCATGGAAGACGACCGCTCGAACCCTGGTAAAGATGAACTACTGACTCCCACCGGCGACGACGCCTCCGGTGACGAACCCGCCGCGGACGAGGGGCTCGACCGGTACGACGAGCCGGTGCTCGCCGCCGACGCGACCGGGATGCTGGCGGGCGAAAAGCTCATCACCGACGCGGAGATCGAAGAAGGCCTGGACGGAAACGACCGGCTCGCAGGTGACGTGTAACCCGTGACGTAACCGAGTCGTCGTGAACGGAACCCGCAGCGCGCGCGCCAATCTTTGGGAGAAGGCGATGAGCCTACCCATGGCGCGCGACGAAGACTTTTTCGGCCCCAACCGGCGGCCGGTCGGAATCGACCCGAAGTATCTGCGCGTCATCAACGATACCGCTTTGCGGTCCCGGCTAATAATGGCTGGTATCGCGGAGGGGTTACAGTCACCCAAAGGCCCGCAGCGCATCAAGTCGATCATCCGCCTCTATCCCGATTTCGACGCGCCGCGGCCGGGCAACAAACCCCGGCCGGTTCGCTCCGCCGCCGCCGCGCCCGCGAGCCCGCCGGCGCGCGCGGCGTTCGGATTGCCGACGGTCGAGGAGCTCAACGCGCTGCTCGCGCGCATCCTGCAAACGGAGCGCGCGGTCAGCATCGAGATGCAAGGCCGGCTCGGCTCGGACATCGACCGGCTCAAGAAGCAGATCGCCACGCTCGACGGCGACGACTTCGAGCGCGCGTTCCGCGAGCTCGAGAACGCGATGCGCCAGCGGCGCGAGATCGCCGTGCAGATTCGCGAGGAAGCGTTCCGCCGGATCGACGCCGACAACTCGTTCGAGCCGCGGCGCTACTTGCGGTTGATCGCGCGGGAGCGCGGCGGCTAGCTCACATCATCGGCGGGATCCCGGTGTCGGCGACCTGCTGGCACTGCGGATGCCCGCACTGACAGCCGCCGTCGCCGAGCGGGCCGGTGGCTTCTTGCTCGCCGCAGCGCCGGCTGCAGTACTCGCCGTTCGGATCGATCGGCGCGGTGCTCTGCGCTTGCGCTTGCTTCGGATAGGGTCGCGTGCAGAGGCAGGCGTGGTGCTCGCACGTCGGGGTCGTCATGCGAAGGCTCGTACCCGCACCATTCGGCCAGAAACGGCGTGAACGCGGCAGCGCGCGCTCGCATGCCGAACCGCGTGCCGAAGCCGGCGTTCGTGTCGAATCCGCTACGCGAACACTACGCCCGCTTACGTCTTTCCGGGGTCCGACCGCGGGTTGCGACCTGCGTCGCAGCGCGACGGGGGGAGGTCGCGAACGCCGAGAACCTAGCCGATACCCCGGTAGAGACACCGGCCCGGGGATCAGGGGTGTCCTCTGAACGAGGAGTAGGGTCTAGCAGCAGTGATCCGAAGCATCGCCGCCAACGGGCGTCCTGATCTCGGCGGAGTTTTCCGTCCGATCGATCGGCCGCGCGTGCTCGAGCGCCTGGCGACTGCGGCGCAGTACCGGATCGCGACCATCATCGCGCCGGCGGGCTTCGGGAAATCGGTCGCGGTGAGGCAGTACTTGGCGACCGTCGCCTCGTCGGTCGTCTACGACGTGCCGCCCGACGCCGCGACGCTGCTGCCGTTCGTGCGCGGTTTCGCCGACGCGCTCGAAGGAGTCGTCCCGGCGCTGCGCCGTTCGCTGGCGACGGCGCTCGACGGCGCGCGGAACTCGGCGACCCCGGGCCGCGACCTTGCGACCTGGGTCGCGACCCACATTCGCACGCTCGACACGCTGGTCGTCATCGATGACCTGCACCACGGCGAGGCCGATCAGGAGATCTCGCGGTTCATCGCCGCGCTGGTCGACCGCACCAAGGACGGCCCGCGCTGGCTGTTCTCCTCGCGCAGCCCGCTGCAGCTCCCGGTCGCCTCGTGGCTCGCCTACGGCGAGTCCGATCTGGTCGTCGACGCCGTCGACCTGCGCTTCAGCATCGACGAAGCGAAGCAGAGCGCCCGCGCGACCCGGGTCGCCGTGCGCGACGAAGAGCTGGAGCAGATCCTCGGCTTGATCGACGGCTGGCCGGCGGCGCTGACCTTCGCGCTGCGCACGTCCACCCGCGCCAGCGATCTGCGCGCGGTCTCGGCCGGAACGCGCGAGATGGTCTACCGCTATCTCGCCGAGCAGGTGTGGCATTCGCTGGACGACCGCATCCGCGGCTTCTTGCGCACCGCCGCGTTTCTTCCGCGCTTGGAGACGCGTCTTGCCGTGGCCGCCGGTTTCGACGACGCCGCGGCGATCATCGAGTCGCTGCGCGAGCGCGTCGCCTTCATCACCGTTCTCGACTCCGGCGTCTACAAGCTGCACGACCTCTTCCGCGACTTCGTTCAGCGCCAGATCGCGCTCGAAGGCGACGAAGCGCTGCGCGCCGCCCAAGTCACCGCGGGCAGCATCCTCGAGAAGGTCGGGCTCCCCGAGGCGGCATTGCAGCGCTACATCGAAGCCCGCGCGACCGACCACATCGTCCGCGTCATCACGACCTACAACTTCACCCTCCTCGACAACGGCCACTTGGACACGGTGGAACGGGCGATCCGCACGCTGCCGAGCGGCAAGGTGCTGCAGCTGCCCGGTGTGCTCGCCGTGCGAGCCGCAATCGAGGACGCGCACGGGCGCGTCGAGCAAGCGGAGAAGTGGTACGCATCGGTCTTAGCGCAACCGGGCGGCGACGACTCCACGTTCGCGACAGCCGTCGCTTGGCGCTACGGGCTCCTGCTGTTCAACCAAGGACGCCTGGACGCGCTTCCCGTGCTGCAAACGTTTAGCGCTCGAGGCGACCTGAATCCAAGCGACCGCGCGCAAATCCTCGGCACGCTCGCGACAACCTACGCGCTGGCGAACGATCTCGACAAAGCAAAAGAAACGCTCTCCGAAGCATTGGAGCTCGCCGAGTTCGCCGACGACGACACGCGCACGCGAACCTACGGGCGCGCCGCCACGGTGGCGTTCTATGCGGGCGACGCCGCATCGGTCGAACAGTACACGCGTGAGGCGACGCGGCTCGCGATCGAGTGCGGGGCGTTCGGGCTTGCCGCGCGTCTCTTTTCGGCGCTCGCGTCGCAGAACTGGTTCGCGGGCCGGATCCCGGTTGCGGCCTGGTACGCGACGCAGGTGGCGACGAACGCCGAGAAGGCCGGAAATCCCCAGATGCGCGCGGTCGGGCTGCGGACGCTGATGGACATCGAGGGCGAACGCGGGAACGCGGAACGCGTCGCCGAGCTGGAACACGAGTTGGGTCAGCTTTCGTATCGCGGGCCTGCCGGCATCATGGGCTGGCTCGTCGGACGCGCCATGGCGTTGACATGGCGCAAGCAGTTCGCCGAAGCGCAAGCGCTGCTCACGACCGCGTCGGACAACGAGCTCACGCCGTACCAGCAACGGCTGCGCTACGCCCTTCTCGCAGTCGTGTCCGCCGCCGCGGCAAACAAGCGCGCGTCGAGCGACGCGCTGGCGGGCTACGAGCGCGCCGTCGAGCGTGACACCGATCCGCGGCCGGTCTTCGCGCGTTCGCGGGCGCTCGCCGAGCGGCTCGCTGCGCTCGCGAATCTTCTCGTCGGGCGCAACGCCGTCGCGCAACGCATCCTACGCGCAATCCGCGGCAAGCGCGAGGACCTGGCTGCGTTCGACGCGGTACTCGGGAGCGTGCTGCTCCGCGAGCCGGACGGCATTGCCACGGGACTGCGCGAGATGCGCCTTGCCGGGCAAAGCGGCTATGCCAAGCTGATCGAGATCGTGACCGCGGCGATCCTCGAACCCCAGGACCAGACCGACCAGAACGAAGCGCTGACCTCCGCCGAGACCGACGTCCTGCGCGCGATGGCGCGGGGACTCTCGAACCAAGCGATCGCGGACGAACAGGGACGGACGATCAATACGGTCCGCTCGCACGTCTCGTCCATCCTGCGAAAGCTCCAGGCCTCCAGCCGGGGTGAGGCCGTGGCAGCCGCCCGCCGGCGGGAACTCGTCTAGCGACGAAACGGCCTCGTCCTTTCGGACGAGTGTTGCCATCTCGGCTCCTTGATACGGTGAGGGCGTCCCCCGCATCGCTAAGGAGTTGTCTGTGCTGGAAGCTGTTCTCGGAATCGTCGGCGTCGTTACCGTGGTTTGCAATACCCCGCCGATGAGTTGCTGACACGTGATGACAGGGGTGCTTTAAAAATGGAAGGTCGGGCCGCGTTGGCGCGGCAGCTCGGTGAGACGAGGACGGACGCCGTCGAGGCGATCCTCGGTCGGCTTGGGCCCCGCTCGGCGGGGCAGGCTTCGGTCCTCGTGGTGCGGTCGCTGGTGTCCGCGCTTGCGACGGCGATCGAAGCGGCCAGTCCGGATGCCGTCGTCTCGTGGGGTCGGATCGCGCACGCCAAGTTGGCGCTGCCGGTGATCCACGACCTGGTATCGGCCGGGTGCGACGTCGCGGCGGCTGCGGGTGAGCCGCTCGACGTCGACTTTCCGGCTCTGCTCGTCTTCCTCGAGATCGTCAAGGCGCACGTCGCCGAAGCGTTCCCGCTCGCGCCGGGACAGCGGTTCGAAGACCCGCAGCGCACGACGAACGGCGTGATCGAAGGCGTCCTGGCGATGCTGAAGGCGCGCGACGAAGCGACCTGCGCACACTCGCACGCGACCGGCGCGTGGTGCCGCCGCCTCTCCGAAGCGATGGGGCTGCCCGCCGGCACGACCGACATCATCGTCAAGGCGGGCGTCCTGCACGACATCGGCAAGATCGCCACTCCCGACGAGATCCTGTTCAAGACCGGTCCGCTGACCGAAGCCGAGTGGGTCGTGATGCAGCAGCACGCCGAGTTCGGCGCGCAGATCCTCAGCGAGCTGCCGACTCTCGCCGCGTACGCGCCGATCGTGCGCGCACACCACGAGCGCTGGGACGGCACCGGCTATCCCTACGGGCTCAAAGGCGAGCAGATCCCGTTCGAAGCGCGCGTCGTCGCGGTCGCCGACGCCTTCCACGCGATGATCAGCGCTCGGCCGTACCGTCCCGCGATCGCGCAGCGCGAGGCGATGGAGATTCTGCGCGAAGGCCGCGGCACGCAATGGGACGCGGAAGTCGTCGACGCGATGATAGCAATGTTGGACGCGCCACGCTCGGTCGGGCGTCGGGAAGTGGCACTCGGGTAGGCCCCTATCGGGTGTGGGCCGGAGGAGGATCGCGCTGCGGGTGTAGGCGCGGTCCTCTTCCGCATTTCCGGGTGAATGGGATTTTGGCGGGCGTGGTGGGTCAGGATAGTGTGTGGCAACACCATCGCACCCCCGCCCAACTCCAATCAAAAATGAAAAAGACCCGAGCTCGCTGAGCCCGGGTCTTCCTCTAGCCCGACACCTTCCTAGTAGTCGTCGTCGGTCGAGTGCGCGAGCGGACCTTCGTCCTCTTCCTCGTCGTCCTTGTACTCCTCGTCCTCGTCCTCGAGGACGTAGCCTTCCTCGTCTTCTTCCTCTTCCGCGACCGGCGGCGCTTCCTCGTCGACGACTTCGTCGACGACGATCTCGCCGTCGTCGGTCATCGTCGCGCGGAGTCCGCCGAGCGGCGAAGCCGGAAGGAGGTCGTCGTCCGGTGCGCGGCCGCGCGCCGGACCGGCGCTGATGAGCGGCGCTTCATCGTCGAGCTCTTCCTCTTCTTCCTCGGGCTCCTCGCCGGCGACGGGGCCGGGGGCTTCAGCGCTCTCGGCTTCCTCCGGTTCCTCTTCCTCGTCCTCGGCGGGAAGGCCGATCGACGCCGCCGCAGCGGCCTGCGAGAGGCGGTCGCGCTCGGCTTCGCGCTCGGCGAGCGCGGTCTGCGACAGGCGCGGATCTTCGTCGCCCATCAGCAGCCCGATCTCTTGCGCGCGCTCCGCCATGTCGTCGTCCTGAATGCGGATCTCGACCTCTTCGCGCTGCTCCGTCAACACCTTGACGTCGAGCGCGAGCGACTGCAGCTCCTTGATCAGAACCTTGAACGACTCCGGAACGCCCGGCTCCAGCACGTTCTCGCCCTTGACGATCGCCTCGTACGTCTTGACGCGGCCGACGACGTCGTCGGACTTGACGGTGAGCAGCTCCTGCAGCGTGTAGGCGGCGCCGTACGCTTCGAGCGCCCAGACCTCCATCTCGCCGAAACGCTGACCGCCGAACTGCGCCTTACCGCCCAGCGGCTGCTGGGTGATCATCGAGTACGGACCGGTCGAGCGCGCGTGGATCTTGTCGTCGACCAAGTGCGCGAGCTTGAGCATGTAGATGTAGCCGACGGTGATCGGCCGGCCGAACCGTTCGCCGGAACGCCCGTCACGCAGCCAGGTCTTGCCGTCCGCCGGGAGACCGGCGTCCTGCAGCCACTCGCTGATGTCCTCCGCGTGCGCGCCGTCGAAGACCGGCGTCGCGATGTGGAAGCCGAGCATCGCGGCGGCCCAGCCGAGATGGGTCTCCATGATCTGCCCGAGGTTCATGCGCGAGGGAACACCGAGCGGGTTGAGCACGATGTCGACCGGCGTGCCGTCCTCGAGGTACGGCATGTCCTCTTCCGGCAGCACCTTGGCGATGACGCCCTTGTTGCCGTGCCGGCCGGCCATCTTGTCGCCCTGCAGAATCTTGCGCTTCTGCGCGACGTAGACGCGCACCAGATGGTTCACGCCCGGGCTGAGCTCGTCGCCGTTCTCGCGCGAGAAGCGCTTGACGTCGCTGATCTTGCCCTTCTCGCCGTGCGGAACTTTCAGCGAGGTGTCGCGCACTTCGCGCGACTTCTCGCCGAAGATCGCGCGCAGCAGCCGCTCCTCGGCGGTCAACTCGGTCTCGCCCTTCGGCGTGACCTTGCCGACGAGGATGTCCTCGGGCCGCACCTCGGCGCCGATGCGGATGATCCCGTTCTCGTCGAGGTCCTTCAGCGAGTCCTCACCGACGTTGGGGATGTCGCGCGTGATCTCTTCGGGTCCGAGCTTCGTGTCGCGGGCCTCGCACTCGTACTCCTCGATGTGGATCGAGGTGAAGCGGTCGTCCTTGACCATGCGCTCGGAGATGAGGATCGCGTCCTCGTAGTTGTAGCCTTCCCACGGCATGAACGCGACGAGCACGTTCTGCCCCAGCGCGAGCTCGCCCTGATCCGAGGACGGCCCGTCGCCCAGGATCTGCCCGCGCACCACCTTGTCGCCGACGCGGACGATGGGGCGCTGGTTGATGCACGTGCCGGCGTTCGAGCGGGTGAACTTGAGCAGCTCGTAGGCGTGCTCGAGCCCGTCGTCGTCGTGCTTGACGACGACTTGGTGGGCGTCGGCCTGCACCACTTCGCCTTCGGAGCGCGCGAGAACGCAGCCGCCCGAGTCCTTCGCCGCGCGGTACTCCATCCCGGTGCCGACGATCGGCGCCTGCGGGCGGAGCAGCGGGACGGCCTGGCGCTGCATGTTCGCGCCCATCAGCGCGCGGTTCGCGTCGTCGTGCTCGAGGAACGGGATCAGCGCGGTCGCGACCGAGACGATCTGCTTCGGCGAGACGTCCATGAGCTGCACCTTGGCGGGCGGCTCCTCGACGTATTCCTCGGCGTAGCGCGCGACGACGGCGGGGACGGTGATCTTCCCCTTCTCGTCGATCTCGGTGTTCGCTTGCGCGATGATGTACTCGTCCTCGCGGTCCGCGGTCAGGTAGCGGATCTCGTTGGTGACGGTTCCGTCGCTCACGACGCGGTACGGCGTCTCGATGAAGCCGTAGCGGTTGACGCGCGCGAAGGTCGCGAGCGAGCCGATCAGACCGATGTTCGGCCCTTCCGGCGTCTCGATCGGGCAGATGCGGCCGTAGTGCGAGTGGTGGACGTCCCGCACCTCGAAACCGGCGCGCTCGCGCGAGAGACCGCCCGGCCCGAGAGCCGAGAGCCGGCGCTTGTGCGTCAGCTCGGCGAGCGAGTTGGTCTGGTCCATGAACTGCGAGAGCTGCGAGGAGCCGAAGAACTCTTTGATCGCTGCGACGACGGGCCGGATGTTGATCAGCGCCTGCGGCGTGACGGTCTCGATGTCCTGAACGGTCATGCGCTCGCGCACGACGCGCTCCAGGCGCAGCAAGCCGACCCGGAACTGGTTCTGCAGCAGCTCCCCGACGCTGCGGATGCGGCGGTTGCCGAGGTGGTCGATGTCGTCCTTGTTGACGACCTTGCCCTGCACCTTGATGAGCCGGCGCAGCACCGCGATCATGTCCTCGCGCGTGAGCGCCTTCTTGTCGATCGGCGGGATGCGCAGCCCGGCGGCGGCATACTCTTTCTCGAGCTTGCCGCTGAGCTTGTAGCGGCCGACGCCGGCGAGGTCGTAGCGCTTCTCGTCGAAGAACAGCGACTCCAGCAGCTTCTCGGCGTTCTCCGCGTTCTCGGGCTCGCCGGGACGCAGCTTCTTGTAGATCTCCTTGAGGGCGTCTTCCTTGGTCTTGACGTCCTTGTCTTTCTCAAGGCAGTTCTTGATCAGCGGGGACTCGTCGAAGAGCGCGACGATCGCCTCGTCGGACTCCCAGTCGAACCCGAGGTCGGGGCGCGAGAGCGCGCGCACGAACGTCGTCGCGTAGATCTTGCGGTTCTTGTCGA encodes the following:
- the rpoB gene encoding DNA-directed RNA polymerase subunit beta, coding for MATKTTADKPKSTRSRSKKTDAAPAAPNGSGTAVKQENIASASFHVPEEAFTVELPEDPGAKRDRHSFAKITDVLQLPDLIELQKASFKWFISDGLKEAFESISPIKDFTGNLVLEFGEHSLGEPKYSVEDCRERDMTYSAPLRVRVRLITAESGEIKGIPDQEIFMGDFPLMTDKGTFMINGAERVIVSQLVRSPGVYFLQDVDTNNRPTFNATIIPNRGAWIEFETDNGTKNDETEGTIGVRIDKNRKIYATTFVRALSRPDLGFDWESDEAIVALFDESPLIKNCLEKDKDVKTKEDALKEIYKKLRPGEPENAENAEKLLESLFFDEKRYDLAGVGRYKLSGKLEKEYAAAGLRIPPIDKKALTREDMIAVLRRLIKVQGKVVNKDDIDHLGNRRIRSVGELLQNQFRVGLLRLERVVRERMTVQDIETVTPQALINIRPVVAAIKEFFGSSQLSQFMDQTNSLAELTHKRRLSALGPGGLSRERAGFEVRDVHHSHYGRICPIETPEGPNIGLIGSLATFARVNRYGFIETPYRVVSDGTVTNEIRYLTADREDEYIIAQANTEIDEKGKITVPAVVARYAEEYVEEPPAKVQLMDVSPKQIVSVATALIPFLEHDDANRALMGANMQRQAVPLLRPQAPIVGTGMEYRAAKDSGGCVLARSEGEVVQADAHQVVVKHDDDGLEHAYELLKFTRSNAGTCINQRPIVRVGDKVVRGQILGDGPSSDQGELALGQNVLVAFMPWEGYNYEDAILISERMVKDDRFTSIHIEEYECEARDTKLGPEEITRDIPNVGEDSLKDLDENGIIRIGAEVRPEDILVGKVTPKGETELTAEERLLRAIFGEKSREVRDTSLKVPHGEKGKISDVKRFSRENGDELSPGVNHLVRVYVAQKRKILQGDKMAGRHGNKGVIAKVLPEEDMPYLEDGTPVDIVLNPLGVPSRMNLGQIMETHLGWAAAMLGFHIATPVFDGAHAEDISEWLQDAGLPADGKTWLRDGRSGERFGRPITVGYIYMLKLAHLVDDKIHARSTGPYSMITQQPLGGKAQFGGQRFGEMEVWALEAYGAAYTLQELLTVKSDDVVGRVKTYEAIVKGENVLEPGVPESFKVLIKELQSLALDVKVLTEQREEVEIRIQDDDMAERAQEIGLLMGDEDPRLSQTALAEREAERDRLSQAAAAASIGLPAEDEEEEPEEAESAEAPGPVAGEEPEEEEEELDDEAPLISAGPARGRAPDDDLLPASPLGGLRATMTDDGEIVVDEVVDEEAPPVAEEEEDEEGYVLEDEDEEYKDDEEEDEGPLAHSTDDDY